One window from the genome of Pseudoalteromonas sp. '520P1 No. 423' encodes:
- the dprA gene encoding DNA-processing protein DprA, translated as MENIKKSELRNWLAFYLCKGLGVGTLIRLQDKLQLSQLTSKSYNQLLELGLTARISTNLINTDWAYINQIINSILEQKIEVLCYFDIHYPESLKQISSPPLLLFCKGKLDLLSTPQIAMVGSRSATPNGLTTASQLAHDLVETGFTVTSGLALGIDGAAHKGALASKGRTIAVLGTGIDVIYPKRHGFLFEQIQNSGLLVSEFLPGSKPQASNFPRRNRIISGLSLGVVVVEAEIKSGSLITTKYALEQNREVFAVPGSIDSSLSQGCHFLIKQGAKLIENVEDILEEVSIFPKSCLYTNREQEKIKEDDPILEQLGFEVTPVDVIAQRVQLPIEQILPRLLDLELEDKIARVIDGYIKLR; from the coding sequence ATGGAAAATATTAAAAAAAGCGAGCTTCGGAATTGGCTCGCTTTTTATTTATGTAAAGGGCTTGGAGTTGGGACTTTAATTCGCTTACAAGACAAGCTGCAATTATCTCAGCTAACCTCAAAATCATATAACCAACTATTAGAGCTTGGTTTAACCGCAAGAATATCAACAAACCTCATAAATACTGATTGGGCTTATATCAATCAAATAATCAATTCTATATTAGAGCAAAAAATAGAAGTGCTTTGTTATTTTGATATTCACTATCCTGAATCACTAAAGCAAATATCCAGTCCACCGTTATTATTATTTTGTAAAGGCAAACTCGACTTATTATCAACGCCACAAATAGCTATGGTAGGAAGTCGTAGTGCCACACCTAACGGGTTAACAACTGCATCGCAGTTAGCTCATGATTTAGTTGAAACTGGTTTTACTGTTACTTCGGGTTTGGCTTTAGGAATTGATGGTGCAGCACATAAAGGCGCTTTAGCATCAAAAGGACGTACTATAGCGGTGTTAGGTACAGGTATTGATGTGATTTATCCCAAAAGGCATGGTTTTTTATTTGAGCAAATACAAAATTCAGGATTATTAGTAAGCGAGTTTTTACCTGGAAGCAAACCACAAGCAAGTAACTTTCCAAGAAGAAATCGCATTATTTCAGGGTTATCTTTAGGTGTTGTGGTGGTTGAAGCTGAAATAAAAAGTGGTTCATTGATCACAACTAAATATGCTTTGGAGCAAAATAGGGAAGTATTTGCTGTGCCAGGCTCCATAGACAGTTCATTATCTCAAGGGTGCCATTTTTTGATTAAACAGGGGGCTAAATTAATCGAAAATGTGGAAGATATATTAGAAGAGGTGAGCATTTTTCCAAAAAGTTGTCTATATACTAATAGAGAGCAAGAAAAAATTAAGGAAGATGATCCAATTTTAGAGCAGCTTGGATTTGAGGTGACTCCGGTTGATGTTATTGCACAGAGGGTTCAGTTACCAATAGAACAAATATTACCTCGTTTATTAGATCTTGAATTAGAAGATAAAATAGCGCGTGTTATAGACGGCTACATTAAACTAAGGTAA
- a CDS encoding Sua5/YciO/YrdC/YwlC family protein — protein sequence MTELNNELNVITALKQGSVIFYPTEAVFGLGCDPDNEQAVMDLLAIKQRSVEKGLILIADNYSQLLPYIDDSKIPMDKRPEIFSSWPGAVTWILPASDKAPKWITGKFDSIAVRVTNHADVKAVCSEFGKPLVSTSANLAGCDPVKGIEEAKQVFNDRNLFYVQGELGRANKPSQIKDAMTGAVIRS from the coding sequence GTGACTGAATTAAATAATGAATTGAATGTAATAACAGCTTTAAAACAAGGTTCTGTTATTTTTTATCCAACAGAAGCTGTATTTGGTTTAGGTTGTGATCCAGATAATGAACAAGCTGTTATGGATTTATTGGCGATTAAACAACGCTCAGTTGAGAAAGGTCTTATTTTAATTGCGGATAATTATAGCCAGCTACTACCCTATATTGATGATAGTAAAATTCCAATGGATAAAAGACCTGAAATATTTTCGTCTTGGCCTGGTGCAGTTACTTGGATTTTACCAGCTTCAGATAAAGCACCAAAATGGATTACCGGAAAATTTGATAGCATAGCAGTTAGAGTAACAAACCATGCAGATGTAAAAGCTGTATGTTCAGAGTTTGGTAAACCTTTAGTTTCAACAAGTGCAAATCTAGCCGGTTGCGATCCAGTAAAAGGTATCGAAGAAGCTAAACAGGTTTTTAACGATAGAAACCTGTTTTATGTACAAGGTGAATTAGGTCGAGCTAATAAACCTAGTCAAATAAAAGATGCTATGACTGGTGCGGTCATCAGAAGTTAA
- a CDS encoding group II truncated hemoglobin: MSLIKRIFTKEQTQNKPPEKPAVEKTPYEIIGGETGAHNLSKRFYDIMEQDEYARPLLELHPQPLDRIRFVFFEFLSGWLGGPDLFTEKYGHPMLRKRHLPFLIDEELKNQWIYCMDKALDIEIDNPLLRQNLKKSFLQLATHMINHE; encoded by the coding sequence ATGAGCCTTATAAAACGTATTTTCACTAAAGAACAGACACAAAACAAGCCCCCTGAAAAACCGGCAGTTGAAAAAACACCTTATGAGATTATTGGTGGTGAAACTGGTGCGCATAACTTATCAAAACGATTTTACGATATCATGGAGCAAGATGAATATGCTCGCCCTTTATTAGAACTACATCCTCAACCTTTAGACCGCATTCGCTTTGTATTTTTTGAGTTTTTATCTGGCTGGCTAGGAGGTCCTGATTTATTCACAGAAAAATATGGCCACCCTATGTTACGAAAAAGACACTTACCTTTTTTAATAGATGAAGAGTTAAAAAATCAGTGGATTTATTGTATGGATAAAGCGCTCGATATTGAAATAGATAACCCTTTACTACGTCAAAATTTAAAAAAATCTTTTTTACAATTAGCAACTCACATGATTAACCATGAATAA
- a CDS encoding DUF1488 family protein yields the protein MNQAIQFVDRYTYIVERKAIQFEAIVSGLIVYCFIKHNGDQVEEYLNQNKFDLEDQATELIEDEEYNELGEIWLK from the coding sequence ATGAATCAAGCAATACAGTTTGTAGATCGATACACATATATAGTTGAACGAAAAGCGATACAGTTTGAAGCGATTGTCTCAGGGTTAATAGTTTATTGCTTTATTAAACACAATGGTGATCAAGTAGAAGAGTATCTAAATCAAAATAAGTTTGATTTAGAAGATCAAGCCACTGAGCTCATTGAAGATGAGGAGTATAATGAACTCGGTGAGATTTGGCTAAAATAA
- a CDS encoding CZB domain-containing protein: MDFINFKVGSKTISLKILDILVTERFEDALTKLPNKNKSFIGIKDYMGTPTPVFDLGLILNGESTYTTNAELAELLQAREKEHIEWIQSLENSLVNNVTFDGARDPHKCSFGQWHDKFKTDDEDLQLILERFTEPHNRIHQLADELLSKVEQGHKEEALKIFEQEKRTTYTFLLRLFESAKEQVMLDYKPIIIFTTPDGVHPHIGLLVDKVGQSVNVNKEDIKPLEKLTSVGFDIDPQTRNMMRGLIKMEQIHSVIIDPSAIFLEKSERPEPEVVD; encoded by the coding sequence ATGGACTTTATAAACTTTAAAGTTGGCTCAAAAACTATCTCTCTTAAAATCCTAGATATTCTTGTAACTGAAAGATTTGAAGATGCTCTAACAAAATTACCAAATAAAAATAAAAGCTTTATTGGCATAAAAGATTATATGGGAACACCCACACCTGTATTTGATTTAGGACTTATTTTAAATGGCGAGTCAACCTATACAACAAATGCAGAATTAGCAGAATTACTACAAGCTAGAGAAAAAGAGCATATAGAATGGATACAATCGCTGGAAAATAGCTTAGTAAACAATGTAACTTTCGATGGTGCAAGAGATCCCCATAAATGTTCATTTGGACAATGGCATGACAAATTTAAAACTGATGATGAAGATCTTCAACTAATTCTCGAAAGATTTACAGAACCCCATAATAGAATCCATCAGCTTGCAGATGAATTATTAAGCAAAGTTGAACAAGGACATAAAGAAGAAGCCCTAAAAATTTTTGAGCAAGAAAAACGGACTACATATACATTTCTACTAAGGTTATTTGAATCAGCAAAAGAACAAGTCATGCTAGATTACAAACCCATTATAATATTTACAACACCTGATGGCGTTCACCCTCATATAGGATTGTTAGTCGATAAAGTAGGCCAAAGTGTCAATGTTAATAAAGAAGATATTAAGCCGTTAGAAAAACTTACAAGCGTTGGATTCGATATCGATCCACAAACAAGAAACATGATGAGAGGCCTAATAAAAATGGAGCAAATTCATAGCGTGATAATAGACCCATCAGCAATTTTCTTAGAAAAATCTGAAAGACCTGAGCCTGAAGTAGTAGATTAA
- the aroE gene encoding shikimate dehydrogenase: MDSYAVFGNPIKHSKSPIIHQMFALSVGHQLDYRAILAPRDGFIDSLEQFFKGHGKGANITLPFKEEAFQYADTLTLRAKLAGAVNTLKKCDDGSILGDNTDGAGLVADLLRNKVVIKNKNILLIGAGGAARGAILPLLEQEPASLTIVNRTVEKAQLLAKKFKGFALEKNISISASSFDSLPKGEYQLIINSTSTSVTGDLPALDKIHTQFCESAYDMFYEKNPTSFLNWIKENNDNAKVIDGIGMLVGQAAESFYLWRNSKPNVEDVLIKLKSDL, from the coding sequence ATGGATTCATATGCTGTATTTGGTAACCCAATAAAACATTCAAAGTCGCCGATAATTCATCAAATGTTTGCATTATCTGTCGGTCATCAGCTTGACTACCGCGCGATTTTAGCACCTAGAGATGGTTTTATCGATTCATTGGAGCAGTTTTTTAAAGGTCATGGAAAAGGTGCTAATATAACTTTGCCTTTTAAAGAAGAGGCTTTTCAATATGCAGATACTCTTACCTTAAGAGCAAAACTTGCAGGTGCGGTCAATACTTTAAAGAAATGTGATGATGGCAGTATTTTAGGTGATAATACAGATGGTGCTGGCTTAGTTGCTGATTTATTAAGAAATAAGGTCGTTATAAAAAATAAAAACATATTATTAATAGGTGCTGGTGGAGCAGCAAGAGGTGCTATATTACCTTTGTTGGAGCAAGAACCAGCTTCACTTACTATCGTTAATAGAACCGTTGAAAAAGCACAATTATTAGCGAAAAAATTTAAAGGGTTTGCATTAGAGAAAAACATTAGTATTTCAGCATCAAGCTTTGATTCACTACCAAAAGGTGAATACCAATTAATTATTAATTCTACCTCTACAAGTGTGACGGGGGATTTACCTGCACTAGATAAAATACATACCCAGTTTTGTGAATCTGCATATGATATGTTCTATGAAAAGAATCCAACTTCGTTCTTAAATTGGATTAAAGAAAATAATGACAATGCGAAAGTCATTGACGGTATCGGTATGCTAGTTGGTCAAGCTGCTGAGAGTTTTTACTTATGGCGTAATTCAAAGCCAAATGTAGAAGATGTTTTAATTAAATTGAAAAGTGACTTATAA
- a CDS encoding type I DNA topoisomerase, which yields MTKIDNDLFSAHEHALEKEFGVCPECGSELVIRHSKSGPFVGCASYPNCEYTKSLIEHDVEQVKVLDGSHCPLCSEVLAVKNGRYGMFIGCTGFPDCHYIAHDNDESVEDKLPQCPKCSAGQLVKRSNKSGRTFYSCNAYPDCNYILNQLPIDQACPQCGWSVLIAKSTASGKKLQCPQKLCGYKQKD from the coding sequence ATGACAAAAATAGACAATGATCTTTTTAGCGCACATGAACATGCTCTAGAAAAAGAGTTTGGTGTATGCCCTGAGTGTGGATCTGAACTTGTTATTCGTCATAGTAAAAGTGGGCCATTTGTTGGCTGTGCTAGTTATCCTAATTGTGAATATACTAAGTCTTTGATTGAACATGATGTTGAGCAAGTCAAAGTACTAGATGGTTCTCATTGTCCTTTATGTAGTGAAGTGCTAGCTGTTAAAAATGGTCGTTATGGTATGTTTATAGGGTGTACAGGTTTTCCTGATTGTCACTATATCGCGCATGATAACGATGAGTCAGTTGAAGATAAATTACCTCAATGTCCAAAATGTAGCGCGGGACAATTAGTAAAGCGTAGTAATAAATCAGGACGCACTTTTTATTCTTGTAATGCTTACCCTGATTGTAATTATATATTAAATCAATTACCTATAGATCAAGCTTGTCCGCAATGTGGATGGTCGGTATTAATTGCAAAATCGACGGCGTCAGGTAAAAAATTACAGTGTCCACAAAAATTATGTGGTTATAAACAAAAAGATTAA
- a CDS encoding gamma carbonic anhydrase family protein, translated as MTIRAYKGIQPKIGINTYVDDSAVIVGQLYLGKDSSIWPLVAARGDVNYIQIGERTNIQDGSVLHVTRKSESVPDGYPLIIGDDVTVGHQAMLHGCKLGNRILVGMGAIIMDNAIVEDDVIIGGGSLVPPNKKLESGYLYVGSPIKQARPLTEQERAFLKISADNYVLLKDEYLEDL; from the coding sequence ATGACAATTCGCGCTTATAAAGGCATCCAACCAAAAATTGGTATTAATACATACGTAGATGATTCAGCCGTTATTGTTGGCCAATTATATCTAGGTAAAGATTCTAGCATTTGGCCTTTAGTTGCTGCCCGAGGTGATGTTAATTATATTCAAATTGGTGAGAGAACTAACATCCAAGATGGTTCTGTTTTACATGTTACTAGAAAATCTGAATCAGTGCCCGATGGATACCCGCTTATTATTGGTGATGATGTCACTGTTGGTCATCAAGCTATGCTACATGGCTGCAAGTTAGGAAACAGAATCTTAGTTGGCATGGGCGCTATTATAATGGATAACGCTATTGTTGAAGATGATGTGATAATAGGTGGAGGCTCTTTAGTGCCCCCAAACAAAAAATTAGAATCTGGTTATTTATATGTTGGTAGCCCTATTAAGCAAGCTCGCCCTTTAACTGAACAAGAGCGCGCTTTTTTAAAGATCTCTGCCGATAACTATGTATTATTGAAAGATGAATATTTAGAAGACTTATAA
- the hemF gene encoding oxygen-dependent coproporphyrinogen oxidase, with amino-acid sequence MQNVSLEKVKEYFLGLQDRICQGLEQADGEAAFVEDAWQREQGGGGRTRVVTNGAVIEQGGVNYSYVYGNSMPASATAHRPELAGRSFHACGVSLVIHPKNPHIPTSHANVRFFIAEKEGEAPIWWFGGGFDLTPFYPQMEDVVHWHTVAKNACDPFGESVYPEYKKWCDEYFYLKHRDETRGVGGLFFDDLNKMGFEKSFEFMQSVGDSFLDAYVPIIEKRKDTPFTEQQRDFQLYRRGRYVEFNLVWDRGTLFGLQTGGRTESILMSMPPLARWEYNYSPEADSLEAKLYSDYLKPRDWLAE; translated from the coding sequence ATGCAGAACGTTAGTTTAGAAAAAGTTAAAGAGTATTTCTTAGGTTTGCAAGATCGTATATGCCAAGGTTTAGAGCAAGCTGATGGCGAAGCCGCATTTGTTGAAGATGCCTGGCAAAGAGAGCAAGGCGGTGGTGGCAGAACGCGTGTCGTTACAAATGGTGCTGTTATTGAACAGGGAGGGGTTAATTACTCTTATGTTTATGGTAACTCTATGCCAGCATCAGCGACAGCACATAGACCTGAACTTGCTGGACGTAGTTTTCATGCTTGTGGTGTATCTCTTGTTATACATCCGAAAAATCCACATATTCCAACCAGTCACGCGAATGTGAGATTTTTCATCGCTGAAAAAGAAGGCGAAGCACCTATTTGGTGGTTTGGTGGTGGGTTTGACTTAACACCTTTTTACCCTCAAATGGAAGATGTAGTGCATTGGCATACGGTCGCTAAAAATGCCTGTGATCCATTTGGTGAATCAGTTTATCCTGAATATAAAAAATGGTGTGACGAATACTTTTATTTAAAACATAGAGATGAAACGCGCGGTGTGGGTGGTTTATTTTTTGATGATTTAAATAAAATGGGATTTGAGAAAAGTTTTGAATTTATGCAATCTGTAGGTGATTCATTCTTAGATGCCTATGTGCCAATTATTGAAAAAAGAAAAGATACACCTTTCACTGAGCAACAAAGAGATTTCCAGCTATACCGCCGTGGTCGCTATGTAGAATTTAACTTAGTTTGGGACCGTGGTACTTTGTTTGGTTTGCAAACAGGTGGACGTACTGAGTCTATTTTGATGTCTATGCCGCCATTAGCACGTTGGGAATATAACTATTCCCCTGAGGCTGATTCTTTAGAAGCAAAACTTTATAGTGATTACTTAAAACCAAGAGATTGGCTAGCCGAGTAA
- a CDS encoding DUF494 family protein — protein sequence MFDILMYLFENYIHSESAIFVEENELTEELKRAGFHSSEIYKALDWLEQLADLQNSDEFPYLNRSPSHSIRIFTDSECDKLDITCRSFLMFLEQVSLINPITREMVIDRIFDLDKEVISLDDLKWVVLMVLFNVPGQEGAYAQMEDLIFDERRGQVH from the coding sequence ATGTTCGATATCCTTATGTATTTATTTGAAAATTATATTCATAGTGAATCAGCCATATTTGTTGAAGAGAATGAATTGACTGAAGAGCTTAAACGAGCAGGGTTTCATAGTTCAGAAATATATAAAGCACTTGATTGGTTGGAGCAGTTAGCTGACTTGCAAAATAGCGATGAATTTCCATATTTAAATCGCTCACCATCACATTCAATACGAATTTTTACAGATTCAGAATGTGATAAATTAGATATTACTTGTAGAAGTTTTTTAATGTTTCTAGAACAAGTTTCACTTATTAACCCCATTACGCGAGAAATGGTGATAGATCGCATTTTTGACTTAGATAAAGAAGTTATTAGTTTAGATGATTTAAAGTGGGTTGTATTAATGGTGTTATTTAATGTACCAGGTCAAGAAGGGGCGTATGCTCAGATGGAAGATTTGATTTTTGATGAGCGAAGAGGGCAAGTACATTAA